CGCGGGATAGAGCTCGCCTCACCACCTCGGCTTCCTGCCCTCGCGTCGCGCAGCGACGAGTTCCCACGCGACGGTGTGAGGGTCGGGCACCTTCTCGGTCGGATCGCCCATCTCCATGAACGCCTCGAGATCGACCGCGCGCACACGCCAGGCGCCAGCACGCTTGCTCGCCTTGATCTTCCCCTTCACGCAGTAGTCCCTCACCGTGTCCTCGGAGATGCCGGTGCGGGCGGCGACCTCGTCGGTCGTAAACCACCGCAGGTGATCGGGCGGTGGCGCGTGCACGCAACCAGCCGCGCGTGCGAGCTCCTCGCGCACCACGCGGCGGATGATCTCTTCGAGCACAGCTTCGATGGGTCCGGTGGGCATGGCCGGACCGTAGCTCAATCGGCGCGCCGCTTGGTCCTCGGCTGCGTGATCTTCACGGTCCGTGGCTGCGCGGTGCGCACCTTCACCCCGGGCCACTCCGCCGTGCTGAGGTTCTTCTCGACGAAGTTGTCGAGCGCCCAGCGAGGCACGAGCTTGCGCGCGCCCACCTTGAGCACAGTGAGCTGGCCGTCCGTGATCAGCCGGTACACCGTGGAGTAGTGCACGCGGAGCTCGTCGGCGACCTCGTAGACGGTGAGGTACTTGGGGTCGGGCACGCTCGAGTTCTACCAGAGCGCCAGACCTCGGGGCCTAGGCCGCACCGGCGAAATTCTTGAGCGCGGCGTGCACCTGCCTGACCAACTCCTGGCGAGCCTTCGTGACCTCTTGCTCGTCCAAGCCACCGACGAAGTTCGGAGCCTCGACGAGCACCCTCAACGCCTGCAACGCGTCGGTGAGTTCCTTGCGCAGCTCCCGCTTCACCTCTTCTGTCGCCATGGTCAACCCCCAAGTGAGTGCCCAGACGCTACCACCGGGGTCAGACATCGCCGGGCGTGGGCGGTCTACTTTCGGCTACTCGAGCGCTGTCACGCTGCGGGCTCCCAGTCGTCGGGGTGAACTTCGTTCCACGCCTGCTTGTCCGCGCGGTCGACGTAGTCACCGAGCTTCTCCAACTTGAACAGCGCGCGGAAATCCCAAGGCGGGAGTTTGGTCATCTTCCCAGGCCAGTCGTCGCGCAGGTACAGCACCGACGCCTTGAGCAAGAGCTCGCGCGCCTTGGGCTTGGTGCACCCCTTGCGCTCGACGATGAAGTCGATTCGCTTTTTCATCTGAGCGTTGCACTCCCGGCTTGAGGCCAGGAAGCCGTGATCGTCCACCGCGTGCTCGGGCAGTAGTTTCATACGCTGGCCGTAGAGAATCTCGCGAAGGTCCTCGTGCTCCGAGGGCTCGCGCTCTGGCTTCTCTGGGGGCGTCGACTTGAGCTCGAGCTTGGGCCTGGCCGGATCGGGCGCTGGGTCGTCGTTCTCGGCGCCACCGTCGAGGGCGCTTTCCTCCGGCCTGGCCGGCTCGGGGCCACCACGATCGACCGGCGGAGCCTGCTCGGATTCCGGCGCCTCACCCCCGTCAGGGGCTGCCGCTCCGGCGCTGGCCGGAGAAGCAGTTAGATCGTCTAACGTCCCACGTCCCACGTCTGGCGGTGCCGCGGCATCCGTGGTGCGGTGGCCGTTTTCACCGTTATGCGGTGCCGTCTTCGGTGCCGCTTGCGGTGGATTCTGCGGTGAAGGACCGTCGTGGCGGTTGGAGAAGCGGCCCCTCTTGCCCCGCGGTTGGGTGGCTGCAGCGGCTTCCCGCGCAGCTCACTTCGCGCGCGCCTTCGTCTCCGCCTCGGTCATCACCTCGCCGTTCCACTCCCACCAATCGTGGATTTCGATCTCGCCATTCTCTTTGGCGTCCAGGAAGCCCGCGTCCACCGCGGCCTTCACGAAGACGCCGGGATCGCCGCCCCACTCGGCCGCAGCCTCGATCTCGCCTGCCGCGTGGCGCCCAGAGAACACGCCCTTGGTGCAGTGTTTGGAGCAGTAGGCGAACAGCGCCACGATGTACCAGCCGGCCTTCTTGTCGCCCAAGGCCAGGCATAGCCTGCGCGTCTTCGGGTGCTGCGGCAGTTCGTTACTCAGTGCGAACCAATCGATCATCGCGCTTACCCCTCCTCGCCCTCGTCGTATTTCTCGCCCGCGCGCTTGTCGGCGGGTGATTGGTTGGTGCTCTTGTTCTCCGCTCGGATGGCCTCGATGGCTGCCCACACCGCCTGCTTCGACACGCCGGAGCCGTCGAGCAGGTTCTGGGCCTTCCGTGGCGTGATGCCCGGCAAACCGCACTCGCGCAGCACCTTCAAAGCCTTCGCAACGTCGTCGGGGTCGGCCTTCGCCAACGGCGCGTCGGCCGCCTTTCGCTCCTCGCGCGCGGCGTAGACCTCGTCGGCGGTGAGCGTGCAGTCGCCGTTCCACTCCACCTCAACGTCGTTGTGCTGCTGGTTCCACTTCGTGGAGAAGTGCAGCCCCTTTCGGTGCGGCGCGTTCGGCTTGTTGACCACAAACACGCGCCTGTACTCCTCGTGCTCGGTGCCAGGCTCTACGCCCACCACCCAGGAAAGGCGCACGAAGTCGTGGAAGGCGCCTGCGCCTGCAGCCCGGTGCGCAGCGAGCGAGCCACGAGACTTGCTGGGGTGCCGGATCAGCACGATCGCGACGTTGTGCTCCTGGGCCACCCAGCGGAGCGCGTCGAGGTACTCGCGAACGTGCTGCGAGTTATTCATCTCGAGGCCCTTGTCCATCGTGGAGAGCACGCCGTCGATCACCACCAGGCGCACAGGCGCGTTCATCTCGTGGGCGTTGTGCTCGATCGTCTGGCTGAAGCGCAGCGTGCCGCTCGGGAAGCTGAAGCGGGGCTGGTTCCGGAGCCTGGAGTCGGCGAGCTCGAGCTTGAGCTTGCGCAGGTCGATGTTCCGAATCAGGCGCAGGTCCGCGCGCGCCGCTCGTAGGCGCTTGGTAACGGTCTTGTGCGGGCTCTCCTCGGTGGTGAAGTGAAGCGAGGCCGAGGGCGTTCCGATCGCGAGGCCGCCGGGCAGGTCGTGCCCGCGGCTGAGGCGGGCCTCGTGGTCGCAGATCACCGCGCTCTTGCCGTCGCCGCCGTAGCCTTCGAGGTTCGACACCTCGCCCAAGGGCCAGACGCGGTCGATCGCGTACTCCCAGTCCGCCGGCTCGATCTCCGAATACGGCGTGGTGGGGAATGGGTCGAACTTCAGCGGCGGCTTCTTCTCGCCCTGCCCCACCACGCGCAGCGGCGTGGCGTTGTCGTAGGCGCGCTTGAACTCCTCAGTGGAGATCGACGCGATGTCCCGCTTGGGCGGCTTCTGCTCATTCATGGCCCTGCTCCTCGAGATGAATCCGGCGAACGTCTGCCTCGCGTGGTAGGGCCGCGAGGATCTGCTGCACGTACTTCTCGCCCGTCTTGTCGGGGTGCGTGCCGACCTTGAACTTCGTGCCCACGGGCCAGCGCACCTTCGCGAGCGCCTGCGCACCGCCGGAGGCGATGCCGATGATCGGGCAGGCCATTCGTGCCTCGCGCGTCTTCCGGATCGCAGCCAGGTGATCCGCCAAGCCCTCGCAGATCAACACCGAGTCGAAGTCGGAGCCCTTGGCGAGGTCGGGGTCGCCCTTCAAGAGGGCGTGGCCGTAGTGGTCAGCGAACAGCAACCCCGACGCCGCGCAGTTGGCCGGCCACCTGGTCTTCGGCTCCGAGCCGTCGATCGCGCGCGCGTGGAGCGACCCGAGGTCGCCGTTCGGCTCGTAAGCCCGAATTACCAACCGCCAGCTCGAGGACCACGACTGCGGCCACCACTTGGGCCAGGGATACTCGCGCGGCAAAGCGCGGCTCTCGTCGAGGCTCTCCTCGCTGTACGGGTAGAGGTTCCGCCCGCGGAGGTACGCGCCGACTTCGGCGTCCTGGTCGACGGTGCTGCAGGCGCTCCAGAGCTTCTCCATTTCGGCAAGCGGAGGGCGCTGGGGCGGCGGCCGAGTCGCGGCAACCGGGAGCGGCGGCAGAGGCTTGCGCGGCGAGCCGTCGGTGGGCGTGCACAGTCCAACCGCAGCCGCAGCCGCGACCACGTCAGCCCAGCGAGGATCTCCGCGGTCGAGCTCCGCGCCCACCGCGCGCCAGCGCACGAGGTCGACAGCGTCGCCCCCCTTCAAGCACTCCCAGCAGCGCCAGCCGACTCCATCAGCGCGAACGCCAAGGGCGCCGCGCTTGTCGCCACGGGATGGGTGGCGTTTGGGCGCGCCGCAGCTCGGGCACGGCCCCAAGCCGCGCTTGGCGTCGCCCTCAAGGCCGAGAGCGAGGGCTGCGCGCACAACGCCGCAGCCGCGGATCTCCTCGAGCGCGCTCACGCGACGCGCTCCTCGTAGACCATGCACACCGGGAACGTGGTGATGGGATCGGCGAGGATTCCCGCGTCGTTCATCTTCCAGTGCCGGTTGAAGGTCGAGAGCGCGGTGGCCGGCACCACCAGCACGGTGTCCTGGACCTTCACCAGGTAGTGCACGTCCCACGGCGCGCGGTCCTTCAGCTCGGAGTATTCCGCGCCAATGAAGGCGTCGCCGTCCGCAGCGACGGCGCAGAACGTCCGGCCGCCCGCCTTGATGGTGATGCTCCGCTCCTCGCGCAGCAGTCGCGCTGGCGTCTCGGGCGTGGCGTCGAACACCCGCATGGACGGCAGCGTCGAGAAGAGCTGCCGAGCCTCCTGAAGCCAGTCGATCTCGCTAACCACGGTTCTTGACCTCCTCGTCGCTCTCCAGCGTCGAGCGGAACGCGGTCAGCGTGGACCGCCAGGCGGTGAGCTCCATGTCGTGCGGCTGGGCGCCGGGCGGGACTGCGCGCTCAGGCGGCAACTCCGCCAACAGGATCTCGGTCACGAACCAGCTCGTGGCCCTTGCGACCTCGATGGAGTCCTTGCGCGCGCGGAGCACGCTCTCCATGAAGATGATGATCCGGCGCATCATGGCCGGCGTGATGTGCTGCCCCGCCGTGCCGCGCTCACACGCCGGGCACTCCACGCCGCAGCGCGGGCACTCCGACTTGGTCTCCACCACCGCCGCCTTGTTCTCGATCTCCATCCCCGCTCCTCGGAAAAAATTCGCCGGTGGCCCCCCGCTGGCGATCGGGGGACGCACCGGCTTGGGATTGCTCCCAACTTGTCCCGCTCGCCAGAACGGGGCCGCTCACGCGGCGAAAGCTCTAATTCGACTGTGCAAATACCCTCTCACCAGAAGCGCAGACGGGTGCCTGCGCCGGGCGAAAAGCCCAGTAATTGTTTAGGTTAAAGTCTGTAAGTTTTAAGTCGCGAGTTGAGTAGCAAGGCGCAACTTGCGCGTCAACGCGCCCGCCCGCTGACATTTCCTCACAAAGCCGCGTTTCGTTTTCTGCGTGCGCGAACCTCATGCCGACCTCCGGCGCGGGGCCGTGCGGCGCGGCTTGTGGCGGCCGTCCTGGTTCTTCCACTCGGCGGGCGGCTTCCAACGCAGGAGTTCGTCGAGCGTCACCTTCCCGTTCGTGGCCTTCACGATCTCAAGACAGGCATCCGCTCCGACGTGTCGGCGCTTGCCAGTGAACAGGCGGGAAAGAGCCGAAGGGGACATGCCCACCAACCTTGCAAACGCCGTCTTTCCGATCGGCGGCGAGTGGTTGGACAGGAACTCTTCGAGTGGGTGAAGCGGCATGGTTGACGGACATTGTTGCCATATCCGGGATTTTTGTGCAATCAGCGCAACGTCGTCCCGCGGCGCAGGGCGCATTGAGGACAATTATTGCCCCTTCGGCAAACGGCATGGCAGACTCGGCGCCATGAAAAAGCGCCCGCCGCGATCCGCAAACGCCAGAGGGGTTTCCCCAACGGAGCAACCGCCCGACCAGGCGGAGCTCGCTGAAGCGTTGGACATGGTGGATGAGATTCGCTCCGCGCCACACGAAGTGGCCTCGTCATCAGAGGAGGCCAAGGCCCTCGAGAAGGAGGCAGTCGAGAACGCTGAGCGCGAACTCGCCAAGGCCAAGCCGAATGCGAAGTTTAGAGACCAACTGCTCTCTTCTATTCGGATGGCGATGGCCAATGCCAATATCAACCAGACAGAGCTCGCGAAAAGGTCTGGACTGAGCAAGAGCGTGGTGAACCGTCTCCTGAAGGGAAGTCGCGGCTTCAACCTCGTTCAGCTTGAACTCTTGGCGAAGGGCCTTGGTTACTCGGCGACCGACATGGTCTCCGGTCGTATGGCCGAGCAGATCCACCTGCAACACAACGCCCTTCAGCAGATTCAGCAGATCAAAGCGCAGACCGAGGAGCTTGATGAGAAGATGACGAAGACGTTGCGGCTTGCCGCGCTTCACCTTCCGGAGACTGAGAAGGCTCCGCCCAGCCTGATCGATTTCGTTCGGGCGCACCGTGAGCGCATCAGCCCGCGTGAAGTGAAGATTCTTTCGGCAGTGGGAGAGCAGCTGCACCAGGTCGGCGAGAATCCACCAGAGCAGTATTGGCTCGACCTCATCCGCTCCACGAGAAACGCCGACCCCTGGCCTCCCCGCTAGACCCGATACTGGCAACTTTGACCCCACCATGAAAACAGTGCTGATTGACTTTTTGCCAAAACTGGGATTATCGTCCACCGCGTTGCTGAATTGCGGCGTGCGCGGAAACGGGTAGGTCGACGGTAGGCAGCACTGAGCCCCGAGGAGCTACGGCGAACCGGGGAGCGCGTAGGACGCCACAGCCAGCGACGAGAAGCGGCCCAGCGCCGCGGGCATTCCGCCCGCTGCTCCACGGCCGCCTTGCGCCCCGGTCTCCGGGGAAGGACTGGCGAGAATGGTGGCATCCACGAAGAAGAAGGCGAAGGTCGTCGCGCTCGTGCCGGGCAAGACGTTGCTCGCGGAGTACTCCGAGACCTTCATGGTCCTGGCCGGCATGGCCACCGAGTCGCAGAACTTGAAAGCGGAGGCCCGCCTTCTGGAGCAGGTCGCATCCGAGGGCCCTCACCTGCGGGTCGAGTTCTACGAGGCGCTCGAGGACAAGGCCATCGCCGAGCGTGACGCGCTCCTCCCCGGTCTCGTCGAGGCGCTGCTGGCCTTCCGGCAGGCCGAGGTGGCCGTGATCGCCTCCGGCAAACCCAGGAGCACCTACTTCGACGGATGCGAATACACCGCCGATGAGGTCTCGAAGCAGGTGGCCGAAGCCGAGGCCGAGATCCGCGAACTGGCCACGCAGGAGCGCTCGCTGCGCGAGCTCGATGCCGTCGACCAGGTGCGCGACAGCTTGAACGACGCGGCGGCGAAGGTCGCGAGCACGGCGGGGGTGCGCTGATGGTCGCCGCCAATGCGTCGGAGTACACGCCGCGCGAGAGCCTCGACGCCGAGGCCAAGCAGGAGCCGAGCCGCTGGAAGCTGCTCAAGCGCGCCCTCGCCTTCCACCAGATGCGCGCCTACGAGCTAGAGGCGTACGGGCTGCGGCAGGAGCTTCGCAGCCTCTGGGCCGTCCGTGACGCGCTCGGGTCGAATGGTTCGCTGGAGGCCCTCAACATCCTCGACGACCGGATCTCCCAGAACGAGGACGCCCTCCCCGGCGTGCTTCGGGACCTGAAGAAGTCGATGCGGGCCTTTGAGCGCACCGACGCCAAGGTGGTGGACGCGGGCGGCCTGACGTTGGTCAAGGTCGGCCTCGGCGGCGATTCCTTCTGCGGCCACTACTACTACGACAGCGAGCTCCAGAACGTGCGGCAGACGCTGTCTGGGGACCTGGGCAGGCTCAAGAAGAAGCCCACCACCGCGCACGAGGACCTGGGCTTCTCGTCCCAGGCCGAGCTCGCGGCCGATTTCGAGCGGTTCCGCGAGGAGAAGAAGGCCGAGGCCCTCGTGCCCAGCGTCCAGGACGCCAACGTCCCCACCGCCCCGGCCGAGCCCAACACCGACACGCTCGCGCAAGCATTGGCGCGCAACGATCGGGTGGCCGCGTTCGAGGCGCTGCACGCGGTGGTGCTGATCCTCTCAGACCTCACCGA
The nucleotide sequence above comes from Deltaproteobacteria bacterium. Encoded proteins:
- a CDS encoding helix-turn-helix transcriptional regulator, with amino-acid sequence MKKRPPRSANARGVSPTEQPPDQAELAEALDMVDEIRSAPHEVASSSEEAKALEKEAVENAERELAKAKPNAKFRDQLLSSIRMAMANANINQTELAKRSGLSKSVVNRLLKGSRGFNLVQLELLAKGLGYSATDMVSGRMAEQIHLQHNALQQIQQIKAQTEELDEKMTKTLRLAALHLPETEKAPPSLIDFVRAHRERISPREVKILSAVGEQLHQVGENPPEQYWLDLIRSTRNADPWPPR
- a CDS encoding AAA family ATPase, with the translated sequence MNEQKPPKRDIASISTEEFKRAYDNATPLRVVGQGEKKPPLKFDPFPTTPYSEIEPADWEYAIDRVWPLGEVSNLEGYGGDGKSAVICDHEARLSRGHDLPGGLAIGTPSASLHFTTEESPHKTVTKRLRAARADLRLIRNIDLRKLKLELADSRLRNQPRFSFPSGTLRFSQTIEHNAHEMNAPVRLVVIDGVLSTMDKGLEMNNSQHVREYLDALRWVAQEHNVAIVLIRHPSKSRGSLAAHRAAGAGAFHDFVRLSWVVGVEPGTEHEEYRRVFVVNKPNAPHRKGLHFSTKWNQQHNDVEVEWNGDCTLTADEVYAAREERKAADAPLAKADPDDVAKALKVLRECGLPGITPRKAQNLLDGSGVSKQAVWAAIEAIRAENKSTNQSPADKRAGEKYDEGEEG
- a CDS encoding helix-turn-helix domain-containing protein, translating into MPDPKYLTVYEVADELRVHYSTVYRLITDGQLTVLKVGARKLVPRWALDNFVEKNLSTAEWPGVKVRTAQPRTVKITQPRTKRRAD
- a CDS encoding helix-turn-helix domain-containing protein — translated: MPTGPIEAVLEEIIRRVVREELARAAGCVHAPPPDHLRWFTTDEVAARTGISEDTVRDYCVKGKIKASKRAGAWRVRAVDLEAFMEMGDPTEKVPDPHTVAWELVAARREGRKPRW
- a CDS encoding helix-turn-helix domain-containing protein, yielding MRPAPRDDVALIAQKSRIWQQCPSTMPLHPLEEFLSNHSPPIGKTAFARLVGMSPSALSRLFTGKRRHVGADACLEIVKATNGKVTLDELLRWKPPAEWKNQDGRHKPRRTAPRRRSA